GGAGCAGGTCCGGCAGCGGCACCGACTTGCCGAGCGCGTAGTTGACCCACACGCAGCGCGCGGCGCCGCGCGCGTACACGTGCTCGGGGTCGTCCGAGCGGGTCAGCTCGAACGCCGTGTCGAAGCTGCTGCGGCCAGGCTTCGCGGCCAACAGGCGCGCGATCACGTCGCCCGGATAATGCAGCTGGCGCAGGAATTCCATCGACGCGTTGACGACGACGGGCCCCTGCCCCTCGCCGTTGCCGCCCGCAATGCCGAGCTTGCCGAACCACGTGACGCGCGCTTCTTCCATGTAGCGGAAGTAGACCGTGTTGTTCACATGGCCGAACGCATCCATGTCGCCCCAACGGATCGGCATCGACATTTCAAAGACCGGAGTGTAATCGCTCATCGCACGCTTCATTTCTTCAAGGTGAAACCGTTCAAACCGTTCTGCGCGGCCGCTCACGCGAGACCGAGGCCGTCGTCGGCCGACACGATCGAGCCGTTGATGAACTGTGACTCGTCCGCGGCGAGCAGCAGCAGCAGCCCGTCGAGATCCTGCGGCTTGCCGACGCGCCGGCGCGGCAGCATCGACTGCAGCTTCTGGCCCTGCTCGGTTTCCCACAGGGAGTGATTGATCTCGGTATCGATGTAGCCGGGGCAGATCGCGTTGACGTTGATGCCGTGGCGGCCCCATTCGAGCGCCATCGCCCGCGTCATGTGGACGACGGCCGCCTTGCTCATCGCGTAAAGGCCGATCTGCGAGAACGGCCGCAGCCCGGCGACCGACGCGATGTTGATGATCCGGCAAGCCGGTTTCGCGTTGCCGTTGCCCGCGCGCATCATCATCCGCTTCGCGACTTCCTGCGCGACGAAAAATGCGCCGCGCGTGTTCGTATCGAATACGTATTCGAAATCTGCGGGCGTCACGTCGACGAGCTTCTGCATCGTCGACACGCCCGAATTGTTGACGAGGATATCGATCGTGCCCGCTTCGGTTTCCGCGTGCGCGACAGCCGCCTTGATGCTCTGATAATCGGTGACGTCGAGCGAGACCACGTGCGCGGCGCCGCCCGCCGCCTCGATTTCCGCGCGCAGCTCCTTCAGGCGCTCGACGCGCCGGCTCGCGAGCACGACCTTCGCGCCAGCCTGCGACAGCACTTGCGCGAAGCGCTGCCCGAGACCGCTCGACGCGCCCGTGATGAACGCGACCTTGCCCTCCAGATTGATCGAACGGCCCATGCCGACTCCTCATTATTCCGATGACAACATGCCGCACCAGTATGAACCGTTCCTGCGTGCGACCCAATCCAAAAAATAGAACGATCGTGCTAATCTAGGATTCCGCTGTTGCGGCAAGCGTTTTGTTTCGCCGACAATACGGTCCCGAATAAAAGCATTCTAATGGTTAGAGGAGCGTTCATGACCCCCGCAAGCCTCATCGAGCAATACGGCCCGCGCGAATCGATGGAATACGAAGTCGTGATCGTCGGCGGCGGCCCCGCGGGCCTGTCGGCGGCCATCCGGCTCAAGCAGCTCGCCGCCGAGAAAGGCACGGAAATCGGCGTGTGCGTGCTCGAAAAGGGCTCGGAGATCGGCGCGCACATCCTGTCGGGCGCGGTGATGGACCCGCGCGCGATCACCGAGCTGTTCCCTGACTGGAAGGAAAAGGGCGCGCCGCTCGACGTCGACGTCACCGAAGACCGCTTCCTGTTCCTGACCGAGAAAAGCGCGTTCCAGGTGCCGAACTGGGCGCTGCCGGATAACTTCAAGAACCACGGCAACTACGTGATCAGCCTCGGCAATGTGACGCGGTGGCTCGGCCAGCAGGCCGAGGCGCTCGGCGTCGAGATCTTCCCGGGCTTTCCGGCGGCCGAGATCCTCTATCACGACGACGGCTCGGTCAAGGGCGTCGCGACGGGCAACATGGGCATCGGCAAGGATGGCGAGCCGACCGAGAACTTCCAGCTCGGCATGGAGCTGCACGCGAAGTACACGCTTTTCTGCGAAGGCGCGCGCGGCCACCTCGGCCGCCAGTTGATGGACCAGTTCAAGCTGAACGCGAACAGCGATCCGCAGGCGTACGGAATCGGCATCAAGGAGCTGTGGGAAATCGACCCGGTCAAGCACAAGCCGGGCCTCGTGATCCACACGGCGGGCTGGCCGCTGTCGTCGGACACGTACGGCGGCTCGTTCCTGTATCACATGGACAACAACCAGGTCGTCGTCGGCTTCGTCGTCGGCCTCGCGTACTCGAACCCGTACCTGTCGCCGTTCGAGGAATTCCAGCGCTACAAGACGCATCCGGCGATCCGGCCGTTTCTCGAAGGCGGCAAGCGCGTGTCGTACGGCGCACGCGCGATCACGGCGGGCGGCCTGCTGTCGCTGCCGAAGACGGTGTTTCCGGGCGGCGCGCTCGTCGGCGACGACGCGGGCTTCCTGAACGCATCGCGGATCAAGGGCAGCCATGCGGCGATCAAGACCGGCATGCTCGCCGCCGAAGCCGCGTTCGACGCGGTGCAGGCGGGCCGCCAGGCCGACGAGCTGACCGCGTACCCGGATGCGTTCAAGACGTCGTGGCTGCACACCGAGCTCTACCGTGCGCGCAACTTCAAGCAGTGGATGAGCAAGGGGCTGTATCTCGGCACACTGATGGTCGGCGTCGAGCAGAAGCTGATGAACGGCAACGTGCCGTGGACGCTGCACCACCAGCACGGCGACCACGAGATGCTGAAGCCCGCGT
Above is a window of Burkholderia thailandensis E264 DNA encoding:
- a CDS encoding acyl-CoA thioesterase, whose amino-acid sequence is MSDYTPVFEMSMPIRWGDMDAFGHVNNTVYFRYMEEARVTWFGKLGIAGGNGEGQGPVVVNASMEFLRQLHYPGDVIARLLAAKPGRSSFDTAFELTRSDDPEHVYARGAARCVWVNYALGKSVPLPDLLRNTIESALQAKVA
- a CDS encoding SDR family oxidoreductase, whose product is MGRSINLEGKVAFITGASSGLGQRFAQVLSQAGAKVVLASRRVERLKELRAEIEAAGGAAHVVSLDVTDYQSIKAAVAHAETEAGTIDILVNNSGVSTMQKLVDVTPADFEYVFDTNTRGAFFVAQEVAKRMMMRAGNGNAKPACRIINIASVAGLRPFSQIGLYAMSKAAVVHMTRAMALEWGRHGINVNAICPGYIDTEINHSLWETEQGQKLQSMLPRRRVGKPQDLDGLLLLLAADESQFINGSIVSADDGLGLA
- a CDS encoding electron transfer flavoprotein-ubiquinone oxidoreductase, which codes for MTPASLIEQYGPRESMEYEVVIVGGGPAGLSAAIRLKQLAAEKGTEIGVCVLEKGSEIGAHILSGAVMDPRAITELFPDWKEKGAPLDVDVTEDRFLFLTEKSAFQVPNWALPDNFKNHGNYVISLGNVTRWLGQQAEALGVEIFPGFPAAEILYHDDGSVKGVATGNMGIGKDGEPTENFQLGMELHAKYTLFCEGARGHLGRQLMDQFKLNANSDPQAYGIGIKELWEIDPVKHKPGLVIHTAGWPLSSDTYGGSFLYHMDNNQVVVGFVVGLAYSNPYLSPFEEFQRYKTHPAIRPFLEGGKRVSYGARAITAGGLLSLPKTVFPGGALVGDDAGFLNASRIKGSHAAIKTGMLAAEAAFDAVQAGRQADELTAYPDAFKTSWLHTELYRARNFKQWMSKGLYLGTLMVGVEQKLMNGNVPWTLHHQHGDHEMLKPASQCQPIDYPKPDGKLTFDRLSSVFISNTNHEENQPAHLTLKDASVPVNVNLRTYAGPEARFCPAAVYEFVKNDDGSDRLVINAQNCVHCKTCDIKDPTQNIVWVTPEGGGGPNYPNM